One stretch of Variovorax sp. 54 DNA includes these proteins:
- the sctJ gene encoding type III secretion system inner membrane ring lipoprotein SctJ, with product MNPLRHPLSLSVFSRRGRWLAALALLLALGGCKVGLYSSLNEQEANEIVAALSAEGIDASKSRVEGSNWQVEVDEGRMGAALDVLRAQGLPNERFATMGEVFQKQGLVSTPSEERMRYIYAISQELSQTLRHVDGVVSARVHVVIPANDPLSEKLRPSSAAVFIKHRPDVDIRLLAPAVKDMVAHSIEGLTHDQVSLSLFEARKPAAVAPGGEGGRGQPMVLGLFSTSTAMVLLGLLLVAAVCLMVLPTLLRRQGLDWRSWTRRQVFRR from the coding sequence GTGAACCCGCTGCGTCACCCCCTTTCTCTTTCCGTTTTTTCGCGTCGCGGCCGATGGCTCGCGGCGCTGGCCCTGTTGCTGGCGCTGGGCGGCTGCAAGGTCGGCCTGTATTCCAGCCTCAACGAGCAGGAGGCCAACGAGATCGTCGCCGCGCTGTCGGCCGAAGGCATCGACGCGTCCAAGAGCCGCGTGGAAGGCAGCAACTGGCAGGTCGAGGTCGACGAAGGCCGCATGGGCGCCGCGCTCGATGTGCTGCGCGCACAGGGCCTGCCCAACGAGCGCTTCGCCACCATGGGCGAGGTGTTCCAGAAGCAGGGCCTGGTGTCCACGCCTTCCGAGGAACGCATGCGCTACATCTACGCCATCTCGCAGGAGCTGTCGCAGACGCTGCGCCATGTCGACGGCGTGGTGTCGGCGCGCGTGCACGTGGTGATTCCGGCCAACGATCCGCTGAGCGAGAAGCTGCGCCCCTCGTCGGCGGCGGTGTTCATCAAGCACCGGCCCGACGTGGACATCCGCCTGCTGGCGCCGGCCGTGAAGGACATGGTGGCGCACAGCATCGAAGGCCTCACGCACGACCAGGTGTCGCTGTCGCTGTTCGAGGCACGCAAGCCCGCGGCGGTGGCGCCGGGCGGCGAGGGCGGTCGGGGCCAGCCGATGGTGCTGGGCCTGTTTTCGACCTCGACGGCGATGGTGCTGCTGGGCCTGCTGCTGGTGGCTGCGGTCTGCCTGATGGTGCTGCCCACGCTGCTGCGCCGGCAGGGGCTGGACTGGCGCAGCTGGACGCGCCGCCAGGTGTTCAGGCGCTGA
- a CDS encoding FHA domain-containing protein: MSFDNSSHAGSDGDAAQDPRPGPALGEGWCLRFLSGAVKGRTIALKPGLNVLGSGGDCEVMLPGGDVLPRHLAFTVGELVVSMQRLGTASARLNGEEMQQPRKSVVAGDVVSLGQIDFQLDRSYPVNAREDRMFAPAREAQAGEGAPVGQPAPSSRRLGYWVGGVMALLAVIGLAAVSLGDAGAGARAKGSVNLAEVEKALVPFPEVEVVAAQGGLLGVKGYVESKQRRQALQQAMAPFGSKVSVNVHSAEDMVEQARRYVADPGVAVTYTGQGRLVLSGTVEDASVRQKIRRLSEDLHPSVLVSDKVQYREKPAAEAKEPDIRAQWDGWQSVLPARMVSITEDGNGLRHIQLSNGNRYYEGSVLRSGAELKRIDADGLVLSGGVPDTGNHNNRRAR, translated from the coding sequence ATGTCCTTCGACAACAGCAGTCACGCCGGCAGCGACGGCGACGCAGCGCAAGACCCGCGGCCCGGTCCGGCCCTGGGCGAGGGCTGGTGCCTGCGCTTCCTGAGCGGTGCCGTGAAGGGCCGCACCATCGCGCTCAAGCCCGGGCTCAACGTGCTGGGCTCGGGCGGCGATTGCGAAGTGATGCTGCCCGGCGGCGACGTGCTGCCGCGCCACCTGGCCTTCACCGTCGGCGAGCTGGTGGTGTCGATGCAGCGCCTGGGCACGGCCTCGGCGCGGCTCAACGGCGAAGAGATGCAGCAGCCGCGCAAGAGCGTGGTGGCGGGCGATGTCGTGAGCCTGGGCCAGATCGACTTCCAGCTCGACCGCAGCTACCCCGTCAACGCGCGCGAAGACCGCATGTTCGCCCCGGCCCGCGAGGCGCAGGCCGGCGAGGGCGCCCCGGTGGGTCAGCCCGCGCCGTCGTCGCGGCGCCTGGGCTACTGGGTGGGCGGCGTGATGGCTTTGCTGGCCGTGATCGGGCTGGCCGCCGTGTCGCTGGGCGATGCGGGCGCGGGTGCGCGCGCCAAGGGCAGCGTCAACCTGGCCGAGGTGGAGAAGGCCCTCGTGCCGTTCCCCGAAGTCGAGGTGGTGGCCGCGCAGGGCGGGCTGCTCGGCGTGAAGGGGTACGTGGAATCGAAGCAGCGCCGCCAGGCCCTGCAGCAGGCCATGGCGCCCTTCGGCAGCAAGGTCAGCGTCAACGTGCATTCGGCCGAGGACATGGTCGAGCAGGCGCGCCGCTACGTGGCCGACCCCGGCGTGGCCGTCACCTACACGGGGCAGGGCCGGCTGGTGCTGTCCGGCACGGTGGAAGACGCCTCGGTGCGCCAGAAGATCCGCCGCCTGAGCGAAGACCTGCATCCCTCGGTGCTCGTGTCCGACAAGGTGCAGTACCGCGAGAAGCCCGCCGCCGAGGCCAAGGAGCCCGACATTCGCGCCCAGTGGGACGGCTGGCAGAGCGTGTTGCCCGCGCGCATGGTGAGCATCACCGAGGACGGCAACGGCCTGCGCCACATCCAGCTGTCGAACGGCAACCGCTACTACGAAGGCTCGGTGCTGCGCTCGGGCGCCGAGCTCAAGCGCATCGACGCCGACGGCCTGGTGCTCAGCGGCGGCGTGCCCGACACCGGCAACCACAACAACAGACGCGCGAGATGA
- the sctC gene encoding type III secretion system outer membrane ring subunit SctC: protein MIAAHLHLLRQRAFLLFGCAALVLLAAHPHSQAAELRWHNRPFQIVANEKPLPDFLRELASSQNVTAVIDPKVAGVISGKFAGPALGILNSVCSVNGLTWYFDGAFLFVDLAADAKSEVLPIAGENAGRIAETLVRLHISDERYPLSISERDASVYVTGPRRYVEMVRQAVKLADQKSAMAEGAEIRLFPLKYAWAADFRINRSGKDTVIPGVANVLRSLYGRSTGNASSGSSGGRGMAGGMSLGPNRQIKLRSGETINAPKVEIAGAGGGSDGATLGGMSSIVGGELPQFQADTRMNAVLVRDMPDKMAQYARLIESMDVRPRLVEIEVTIMDISSDTLSSLGIDWRLHGRHADFQTGRGDRGQLTWGGTGSEAGQIGSFDGTGNPLTPLGGMLTAAIGNSARNYLLARVTALATNGNANFVARPKVMTLDNTEAVLENLSEFYVRVDGFQDAGLFSITAGTAVRVTPLVIDEKASRGVMMSIDIVDGDLSPMSVDKIPIVRRRTVNTQALVEEGSSLLIAGYSSEEKTNAVTGVPLLKDIPGVGGLFRSTEKKQANMERFYLLTPRLVVPGATANVPTLPLPPPASVGG from the coding sequence GTGATCGCCGCGCACCTGCACCTGCTGCGCCAACGGGCCTTCCTGCTGTTCGGCTGCGCCGCGCTGGTGCTGCTGGCCGCGCACCCGCACAGCCAGGCCGCCGAGCTGCGCTGGCACAACCGGCCGTTCCAGATCGTCGCCAACGAGAAGCCCTTGCCCGACTTCCTGCGCGAGCTGGCGTCGTCGCAGAACGTCACGGCGGTGATCGACCCCAAGGTGGCCGGCGTCATCAGCGGCAAGTTCGCCGGGCCGGCGCTGGGCATTCTCAACAGCGTGTGCTCGGTGAACGGGCTCACCTGGTACTTCGACGGCGCCTTCCTCTTCGTCGACCTGGCGGCCGACGCCAAGAGCGAGGTGCTGCCCATCGCCGGCGAGAACGCGGGGCGCATCGCCGAGACGCTGGTGCGCCTGCACATCTCCGACGAACGCTACCCGCTGAGCATCAGCGAGCGCGACGCCAGCGTGTACGTTACCGGCCCGCGCCGCTACGTGGAGATGGTGCGCCAGGCCGTGAAGCTGGCCGACCAGAAGAGCGCCATGGCCGAGGGCGCAGAGATCCGCCTGTTCCCGCTCAAGTACGCCTGGGCCGCCGACTTTCGCATCAACCGCTCCGGCAAGGACACGGTGATTCCCGGCGTGGCCAACGTGCTGCGCAGCCTCTACGGTCGCAGCACCGGCAATGCGTCGTCGGGCAGCAGCGGCGGCCGCGGCATGGCCGGCGGCATGTCGCTCGGGCCGAACCGGCAGATCAAGCTGCGCAGCGGCGAAACCATCAACGCGCCCAAGGTCGAGATCGCCGGCGCAGGCGGCGGCAGCGACGGCGCGACATTGGGCGGCATGTCGAGCATCGTCGGCGGCGAGCTGCCGCAGTTTCAGGCCGACACGCGCATGAACGCCGTGCTGGTGCGCGACATGCCCGACAAGATGGCGCAGTACGCCCGGCTGATCGAATCGATGGACGTGCGCCCGCGCCTGGTCGAGATCGAGGTGACCATCATGGACATCAGCTCCGACACGCTCAGCAGCCTGGGCATCGACTGGCGCTTGCACGGTCGGCACGCCGACTTCCAGACCGGCCGCGGCGACCGCGGTCAGCTGACCTGGGGCGGCACGGGCAGCGAGGCCGGGCAGATCGGCAGCTTCGACGGCACGGGCAACCCGCTCACGCCGTTGGGCGGCATGCTCACCGCGGCCATCGGCAACAGCGCGCGCAACTACCTGCTGGCCCGCGTCACGGCGCTGGCCACCAACGGCAATGCAAACTTCGTGGCCCGCCCCAAGGTGATGACGCTGGACAACACCGAGGCCGTGCTGGAGAACCTGAGCGAGTTCTACGTGCGGGTGGACGGCTTCCAGGACGCAGGCCTGTTCAGCATCACCGCCGGCACCGCCGTGCGGGTGACGCCGCTGGTCATCGACGAGAAGGCCAGCCGCGGCGTGATGATGTCCATCGACATCGTCGACGGCGACCTCAGCCCGATGTCGGTCGACAAGATCCCGATCGTGCGCCGCCGCACCGTCAACACGCAGGCGCTGGTGGAAGAGGGCTCGAGCCTGCTGATCGCCGGCTACTCGTCGGAAGAAAAGACCAATGCCGTCACGGGCGTGCCGCTGCTGAAGGACATCCCCGGCGTCGGCGGGCTCTTCCGCTCGACCGAGAAGAAGCAGGCCAACATGGAACGCTTCTACCTGCTGACGCCGCGCCTCGTGGTGCCCGGCGCCACGGCGAACGTGCCGACGCTGCCGCTGCCGCCCCCTGCATCGGTGGGAGGCTGA
- the sctS gene encoding type III secretion system export apparatus subunit SctS — protein MTPQNILDITREGLLLVLWISLPVVAVATLTALVVAVLQAVTQVQDQSIGQSIRLIAVMVAIIATAGWLGRDVMRFAERALQTLSSLP, from the coding sequence ATGACACCGCAGAACATCCTGGACATCACGCGCGAGGGGCTGCTCCTCGTGCTGTGGATCTCGTTGCCGGTGGTGGCGGTGGCCACGCTCACGGCCCTGGTGGTGGCGGTGCTGCAGGCCGTGACGCAGGTGCAGGACCAGAGCATCGGCCAGTCGATCCGGCTGATTGCGGTGATGGTGGCGATCATCGCCACGGCCGGCTGGCTGGGGCGCGACGTGATGCGCTTCGCCGAACGCGCCTTGCAGACACTGAGTTCCTTGCCGTGA
- the sctV gene encoding type III secretion system export apparatus subunit SctV, with amino-acid sequence MASSPRSLSTYRGGVRDLLGNAGRYNDLLLAGLLVVIVALFVLPLPTPLLDLLIASNLAISLVLLIVAMYVPSALSLSTFPSLLLFTTLFRLALNIASTKLILLHANAGHIIDTFGKLIVGNNVVVGGVVFLIIAIVQFIVIAKGSERVAEVAARFALDAMPGKQMSIDADVRAGVLSSAQAQKRRQMLEQECQLHGAMDGAMKFVKGDAIASIVIALVNILAGIAIGTLMHEMSLGAALQRYAILTVGDGMVSQIPSLLVSIAAGIVITRVSTGERRDTQLANQIGQQLMAHPRALIIAGLAVASFLLVPGFPKWVFGLLAAVLLGLGFAVRMLRQKNQTPGWISHREGEASPEDEDEGDHAIAAPLAVRLSSRLRGGVDRHALDQQLATVKTAVESDLGPVFPRLQVAYADGLPVHGYQVLVHDVAVTEGTLRPGWRMLDPAEAAAPPAGAEVAEPFGPFTRVVWAPGEASGFKSWNNEEVVGQHLQDAVRRNVRQLIGLQEVQRLLHSVQRDAPELAAEVSRAASSQRIAEVLRRLLQEGIPIRNLHAIFECLAIWAPKEQDAIALTELVRIDLGRYITSRYVGPNRQLEAILFESSLLERVQNAIERSPRGNLLLLSPAVTQDIREQVRRILGSAATRVVAIASSDVRRYIKTLIEPVAPLLPVLSYQEVDEDVALQPVGWVTNPQAH; translated from the coding sequence ATGGCGAGTTCTCCGCGATCACTTTCAACCTACCGGGGCGGTGTGCGCGACCTGCTGGGCAATGCGGGCCGCTACAACGACCTGCTGCTCGCCGGCCTGCTGGTGGTGATCGTCGCGCTGTTCGTGCTGCCGCTGCCCACGCCGCTGCTCGACCTGCTGATCGCGAGCAACCTGGCCATCAGCCTGGTGCTGCTGATCGTGGCGATGTACGTGCCCTCGGCGCTGTCGCTCTCCACCTTTCCGTCGCTTCTGCTGTTCACCACGCTGTTTCGCCTGGCGCTGAACATCGCATCGACCAAGCTGATCCTGCTGCATGCCAATGCGGGCCACATCATCGACACCTTCGGCAAGCTGATCGTCGGCAACAACGTGGTGGTGGGCGGCGTGGTGTTTCTCATCATCGCGATCGTGCAGTTCATCGTGATCGCCAAGGGCTCCGAGCGCGTGGCCGAAGTGGCGGCGCGGTTCGCACTCGATGCGATGCCGGGCAAGCAGATGAGCATCGATGCCGATGTGCGCGCCGGCGTGCTTTCGTCCGCGCAGGCACAGAAGCGCCGCCAGATGCTGGAGCAGGAATGCCAGCTGCACGGTGCGATGGACGGCGCCATGAAGTTCGTCAAGGGCGACGCCATCGCAAGCATCGTGATCGCGCTGGTGAACATCCTCGCGGGCATCGCCATCGGCACGCTGATGCACGAGATGAGCCTGGGCGCCGCGCTGCAGCGCTACGCGATCCTCACGGTGGGCGACGGCATGGTGTCGCAGATTCCGTCGCTGCTGGTGTCGATCGCAGCCGGCATCGTCATCACGCGTGTGAGCACCGGCGAGCGCCGCGACACGCAGCTCGCCAACCAGATCGGCCAGCAGCTCATGGCGCACCCGCGCGCGCTGATCATCGCGGGCCTGGCGGTGGCGAGCTTTCTGCTGGTGCCCGGTTTTCCGAAGTGGGTGTTCGGCCTGCTCGCGGCCGTGCTGCTGGGGCTGGGCTTCGCGGTGCGCATGCTGCGCCAAAAGAACCAGACGCCGGGCTGGATCTCGCACCGCGAAGGCGAGGCCTCGCCGGAAGATGAAGACGAGGGCGACCACGCCATCGCCGCGCCGCTGGCGGTGCGCCTGTCGAGCCGGTTGCGCGGCGGTGTCGACCGCCATGCGCTCGACCAGCAACTGGCCACGGTGAAGACCGCGGTCGAGTCCGACCTCGGCCCCGTGTTCCCGCGCCTGCAGGTGGCCTATGCGGACGGCTTGCCCGTGCATGGCTACCAGGTGCTGGTACACGATGTGGCGGTGACCGAAGGCACGCTGCGCCCGGGCTGGCGCATGCTCGATCCGGCGGAGGCCGCCGCGCCGCCGGCCGGCGCCGAAGTGGCGGAGCCCTTCGGCCCGTTCACGCGCGTGGTGTGGGCGCCGGGCGAAGCCTCCGGCTTCAAGAGCTGGAACAACGAAGAGGTGGTGGGCCAGCACCTTCAGGATGCGGTGCGCCGCAACGTGCGCCAGCTGATCGGCCTGCAGGAAGTGCAGCGCCTGCTGCATTCGGTGCAGCGCGATGCGCCCGAGCTGGCGGCCGAGGTGTCGCGCGCGGCCTCCAGCCAGCGCATCGCCGAGGTGCTGCGCCGGCTGCTGCAGGAGGGCATTCCGATCCGCAATCTGCACGCCATCTTCGAGTGCCTCGCGATCTGGGCGCCGAAGGAGCAGGACGCCATCGCGCTGACCGAGCTGGTGCGCATCGACCTGGGCCGCTACATCACCAGCCGCTACGTGGGGCCGAACCGTCAGCTCGAAGCCATCCTGTTCGAGTCCAGCCTGCTGGAGCGCGTGCAGAACGCCATCGAACGTTCACCGCGCGGCAACCTGCTGCTGCTGAGCCCGGCCGTCACGCAGGACATCCGCGAGCAGGTGCGCCGCATCCTCGGCTCGGCCGCGACGCGCGTGGTCGCCATCGCCTCGTCGGACGTGCGCCGCTACATCAAGACGCTGATCGAGCCGGTGGCGCCGCTGCTGCCCGTGTTGTCCTACCAGGAAGTCGACGAAGACGTGGCCCTGCAGCCGGTGGGCTGGGTCACGAATCCGCAAGCCCATTGA
- the sctQ gene encoding type III secretion system cytoplasmic ring protein SctQ — protein sequence MPNAGAESVTELGEARALPRADAANVRALNRLYGAPPLPDAVSARGTRYAIGWHHDAVRGHTAHESYRFRLGAHVGHLALDAPSLQVLLGERRIDLLPRDLRYILLADALHPVIDALEKTLRLHFEWQPSEAEARDAQERREHNTASRVHCDPERAAFFTATPTEGGALLRGFVQFEDAATLDTLVPVRDATHRHNAHADEAFDALRLPVNFSLGSTPIQLREIRSIRPGDIVGIEQWRSSGAAIVVTAELGGPAGRHLSAFAEGSRITVQQSRDSAMKPDSPTPAAPTAGVADNTHLPIDRLDALEVTLRFEVGDLSLSLGELRSIRAGHVFDLGQPLNRSPVRILAHGNVLGKGYLVAVGDRLGVRVSEFAPGEV from the coding sequence ATGCCGAACGCAGGCGCTGAATCGGTGACCGAGCTCGGCGAAGCCCGCGCATTGCCGCGTGCCGATGCCGCGAATGTGCGCGCGCTCAATCGCCTGTATGGCGCACCGCCGCTGCCCGACGCGGTGTCGGCGCGCGGCACGCGGTATGCCATCGGCTGGCACCACGACGCCGTGCGCGGCCACACCGCGCACGAGAGTTATCGCTTCAGACTTGGCGCGCACGTGGGCCACCTCGCGCTGGATGCGCCGAGCCTGCAGGTGCTGCTGGGCGAGCGCCGCATCGACCTGCTGCCGCGCGACCTGCGCTACATCCTGCTGGCCGATGCACTGCATCCGGTGATCGATGCGCTGGAGAAAACACTGCGCCTGCATTTCGAATGGCAGCCTTCGGAAGCCGAGGCGCGCGACGCGCAGGAGCGGCGCGAACACAACACCGCGTCGCGCGTGCACTGCGATCCCGAGCGCGCTGCGTTCTTCACGGCCACGCCCACCGAGGGCGGCGCGCTGCTGCGCGGCTTCGTCCAGTTCGAGGATGCCGCCACGCTCGACACGCTGGTGCCGGTGCGCGACGCCACGCACCGCCACAACGCGCATGCGGACGAGGCCTTCGACGCCTTGCGCCTGCCCGTGAACTTCAGCCTCGGCAGCACGCCCATCCAGCTGCGCGAGATCCGCAGCATCCGCCCCGGCGACATCGTCGGCATCGAGCAATGGCGCTCTTCGGGCGCCGCGATCGTGGTCACGGCCGAGCTGGGAGGCCCCGCGGGGCGGCATCTCTCGGCCTTTGCCGAGGGCTCGCGCATCACCGTTCAGCAATCGAGAGACAGTGCCATGAAGCCAGACTCCCCCACCCCGGCCGCGCCCACTGCGGGCGTCGCGGACAACACCCACCTGCCGATCGACCGGCTCGACGCGCTCGAGGTGACGCTGCGCTTCGAGGTCGGCGACCTGTCGCTGTCGCTGGGCGAACTGCGCAGCATCCGTGCCGGCCATGTGTTCGACCTGGGCCAGCCCCTCAACCGCAGCCCGGTGCGCATCCTGGCGCACGGCAATGTGCTGGGCAAGGGTTACCTTGTCGCGGTGGGCGACCGCCTGGGCGTGCGCGTGTCGGAGTTCGCCCCCGGCGAAGTCTGA
- the sctR gene encoding type III secretion system export apparatus subunit SctR → MQGGLPEPLTLVALIVAFGIAPFVALMVTSYTKLVIVFGLLRTALGLQQTPPNMVLNGIAIILSVYIMAPVGMDIGDALRGRTFGAKGEGLGDIMAVVDAAKAPVKEFLQKHTHERERQFFLKSAANIWPKARAEQLRDDDFMVLVPSFTLSELTRAFQIGFIIYLVFVVVDLIVATVLLALGMSMISPTTISLPFKLLLFVMLDGWTRLVHGLVLSYR, encoded by the coding sequence ATGCAAGGCGGCCTTCCCGAACCCCTCACGCTGGTCGCGCTCATCGTCGCCTTCGGCATCGCGCCGTTCGTGGCGCTGATGGTGACCAGCTACACCAAGCTGGTGATCGTGTTCGGCCTGCTGCGCACCGCGCTGGGCCTGCAGCAGACGCCGCCCAACATGGTGCTCAACGGCATCGCGATCATCCTGTCGGTCTACATCATGGCGCCGGTCGGCATGGACATCGGCGATGCGCTGCGCGGGCGCACCTTCGGCGCCAAGGGCGAAGGGCTGGGCGACATCATGGCCGTGGTCGATGCGGCCAAGGCGCCGGTGAAGGAGTTCCTGCAAAAGCACACGCACGAGCGCGAGCGGCAGTTCTTCCTGAAGTCGGCCGCCAACATCTGGCCCAAGGCGCGCGCCGAGCAGCTGAGAGACGACGACTTCATGGTGCTGGTGCCGAGCTTCACGCTCAGCGAACTCACGCGCGCCTTCCAGATCGGTTTCATCATCTACCTGGTGTTCGTGGTGGTCGACCTGATCGTCGCCACCGTGCTGCTCGCATTGGGCATGTCGATGATCTCGCCCACCACCATCTCGCTGCCCTTCAAGCTGCTGCTGTTCGTGATGCTGGACGGCTGGACGCGGCTGGTGCACGGGCTGGTGCTGTCGTACCGCTGA
- a CDS encoding porin: MKKKILAASALLGTGFACAQSTVQLYGMVDLFVQRVSSGGRSVTQLADGGNGASRFGFRGTEDLGGGLAANFLLEAGVNADTGTGTLPGPQISFTRQSYVGLSGGWGRVDAGRMYTPMFNAFLRADPFGMNAIYSPLVLAAQTDAQPGLGPALAFRASNMVRYRTPAGQAFLLDLAYAFGESSAASKRSGEFYGGAVGYDKAPYYAAYSFYRARSGTAAAPVKSPVVTRADALSARIDLGESWAVAANGMRVGGGLASTPSARLLNLGVSFQDGLSRWTAGIVQRKVSGSPRSQFGITLGYDYALSKRTVLYGRLLHLSNKGGATASAGGIAFTPYSGDGVNSSGVGIRHSF, translated from the coding sequence GTGAAGAAAAAAATTCTGGCCGCTTCGGCGCTGCTGGGGACCGGCTTCGCCTGCGCGCAAAGCACCGTGCAGCTGTACGGCATGGTCGACCTGTTCGTGCAACGCGTGAGTTCGGGCGGGCGCTCGGTCACGCAACTGGCGGACGGCGGCAACGGCGCGTCGCGCTTCGGCTTCCGGGGCACCGAAGACCTCGGCGGTGGGCTCGCCGCCAACTTTCTGCTCGAAGCCGGCGTGAATGCCGACACCGGCACGGGCACGCTGCCCGGCCCGCAGATCTCGTTCACGCGGCAATCGTACGTGGGGCTGTCGGGCGGCTGGGGCCGTGTCGATGCGGGGCGCATGTACACGCCGATGTTCAACGCCTTCCTGCGCGCCGATCCGTTCGGAATGAACGCGATCTACTCGCCGCTGGTGCTCGCGGCGCAGACCGACGCGCAACCCGGGCTCGGCCCGGCCCTCGCATTCCGTGCCAGCAACATGGTGCGCTACCGCACGCCGGCGGGGCAGGCCTTCCTGCTCGACCTGGCGTACGCGTTCGGCGAGTCGTCTGCCGCCAGCAAGCGCAGCGGCGAGTTCTACGGCGGGGCGGTGGGCTACGACAAGGCGCCGTACTACGCGGCCTATTCCTTCTACCGCGCGCGCTCGGGCACGGCCGCCGCGCCGGTGAAGTCGCCGGTCGTGACCCGCGCCGACGCGCTCAGCGCGCGCATCGACCTGGGCGAATCCTGGGCCGTGGCCGCGAACGGCATGCGCGTGGGCGGCGGCCTGGCGTCGACGCCGTCCGCGCGGCTGCTGAATCTGGGCGTGTCGTTCCAGGACGGCCTGTCGCGCTGGACTGCGGGCATCGTCCAGCGCAAGGTGAGCGGCAGCCCGCGCAGCCAGTTCGGCATCACGCTGGGCTACGACTACGCGCTCAGCAAACGCACCGTGCTCTACGGGCGCTTGCTGCACCTGTCGAACAAGGGCGGGGCGACCGCTTCGGCGGGCGGGATCGCGTTCACGCCCTACAGCGGCGACGGCGTGAACTCCAGCGGCGTGGGGATTCGGCACAGCTTCTGA
- a CDS encoding tripartite tricarboxylate transporter substrate binding protein — protein sequence MNPLISRRQGLAWALASLAPASVLGLPGRALAAAAAWPTKPLRIVVPYPAGGTPDMLARQLGPSLQSQLGQPIVVEAKPGASGLIAARQVSKGAPDAHNFLSLSSGIVTLSAMNPKFDLLAELKPVTRLTTSPFVCVVAADSRFKSMGELIETGRSKPGSLSYGSAGAGSPAHLAVEYLADATGNFKALHVPYKGAVESINALIGGQIDFSILVLGAAMPLIAAGKLRALGTSSARRVALIPQVPTIAESGGGRYVFESWGGMAMHADTPDDIAERALVAFRHAMGTDEIKRLLASTGSYPTVSRSRAEFKVELEAELTSQRQIVKRLGLVSS from the coding sequence ATGAACCCCCTCATCTCACGCCGGCAAGGCCTGGCCTGGGCCCTTGCATCGCTCGCTCCCGCGTCCGTGCTCGGCCTGCCGGGCCGCGCGCTGGCTGCCGCTGCCGCATGGCCGACCAAACCGTTGCGCATCGTCGTGCCTTATCCCGCGGGTGGAACGCCCGACATGCTGGCGCGTCAGCTCGGCCCGTCGCTGCAGTCGCAGCTGGGGCAGCCCATCGTTGTGGAGGCCAAGCCCGGTGCGTCGGGCCTGATCGCAGCGCGCCAGGTGTCGAAGGGCGCACCCGACGCGCACAACTTTCTGTCGCTGTCGTCGGGCATCGTCACGCTGTCGGCGATGAACCCGAAGTTCGATTTGCTGGCCGAACTGAAGCCCGTGACGCGGCTGACCACCTCGCCCTTCGTGTGCGTGGTTGCGGCGGATTCGCGCTTCAAGAGCATGGGCGAGCTCATCGAGACCGGGCGCAGCAAGCCGGGCTCGCTCAGCTACGGCTCGGCGGGGGCGGGCTCGCCCGCGCACCTGGCGGTCGAGTACCTGGCCGACGCCACGGGCAACTTCAAGGCACTGCATGTGCCCTACAAGGGCGCGGTGGAATCGATCAACGCGCTGATCGGCGGGCAGATCGATTTCTCGATCCTCGTGCTCGGCGCCGCCATGCCGCTGATCGCGGCCGGCAAGTTGCGCGCGCTGGGCACGAGCAGCGCACGCCGCGTGGCGCTGATCCCGCAGGTGCCGACGATCGCCGAGAGCGGGGGCGGTCGCTATGTCTTCGAGTCGTGGGGCGGCATGGCGATGCACGCGGACACGCCAGACGACATCGCCGAGCGGGCGCTCGTCGCCTTCCGGCACGCGATGGGCACCGACGAGATCAAGCGACTGCTTGCGTCCACCGGCTCGTACCCGACCGTGAGCCGTTCACGCGCCGAGTTCAAGGTGGAACTCGAGGCGGAGCTGACCAGCCAGCGGCAGATCGTGAAGCGGCTTGGGCTGGTCAGCAGCTAG